The following are encoded together in the Armatimonadota bacterium genome:
- a CDS encoding translation initiation factor IF-2 N-terminal domain-containing protein, with the protein MQVKIAEFAQELHCTPDQLVGVLSEFGISQADGTFESEKDDLDLIREAVKEAVGDPGSVRLSPSKTTPRDIAAALGQPDKDVLKTLMTKVKVMATLTTTLAQDVAEKLAGEFGKTVVWAEPSTAPKPQLGGAKKGGPQPHKAEKRPPVVTILGHVDHGKTSLL; encoded by the coding sequence ATGCAGGTCAAGATCGCCGAATTCGCCCAAGAACTCCATTGCACGCCGGACCAGTTGGTCGGCGTGTTGTCCGAATTCGGCATCTCGCAGGCCGACGGCACGTTCGAGTCGGAGAAGGACGATCTCGACCTGATCCGCGAGGCCGTCAAGGAGGCCGTCGGTGATCCTGGATCCGTCAGGCTTTCCCCGTCCAAAACGACGCCTCGGGACATCGCCGCCGCCCTCGGTCAGCCTGACAAAGACGTCCTCAAGACGTTGATGACGAAGGTCAAAGTCATGGCGACCTTGACCACGACGCTCGCACAGGACGTGGCAGAAAAGCTTGCAGGCGAATTCGGAAAGACCGTCGTCTGGGCGGAACCCTCGACCGCGCCGAAACCTCAGTTAGGGGGCGCGAAGAAGGGCGGGCCTCAGCCGCACAAGGCCGAAAAACGGCCGCCGGTCGTCACGATTTTGGGCCACGTCGACCACGGCAAGACCTCGCTGCT